One region of Polaribacter pectinis genomic DNA includes:
- the fabD gene encoding ACP S-malonyltransferase yields MKAYIFPGQGAQFTGMGLDLYEKSPLAQEYFEKANDILGFSITDIMFEGTAEQLKETKVTQPAIFLHSVILAKVLGDDFKPEMVAGHSLGELSALVANGVLSFEDGLTLVSKRALAMQKACEAAPSTMAAVLGLEDTIVEETCAEIDGVVVAANYNCPGQLVISGEIEAVEKACKVLTEKGAKRAILLPVGGAFHSPMMEPAREELAAAIEATEFSEPTCPVYQNVTASAVTSADEIKKNLMIQLTAPVKWTQSIQAMIADGGTEFIEVGPGKVLQGLMRKIDRSVTASGASFE; encoded by the coding sequence ATGAAAGCATATATATTTCCTGGTCAAGGAGCACAATTTACAGGAATGGGATTGGATTTGTACGAAAAATCGCCTTTAGCACAAGAATATTTCGAGAAAGCGAATGATATTTTAGGGTTCTCTATTACAGATATTATGTTCGAAGGAACTGCAGAACAATTGAAAGAAACGAAAGTTACACAGCCTGCAATTTTCTTACATTCTGTAATTTTGGCGAAGGTTTTAGGAGACGATTTTAAACCAGAAATGGTTGCTGGACATTCTTTGGGAGAATTATCTGCATTGGTTGCAAACGGAGTTTTGTCTTTTGAAGACGGGTTAACATTGGTTTCTAAACGTGCTTTGGCAATGCAAAAAGCGTGTGAAGCTGCACCTTCTACAATGGCTGCTGTTTTAGGTTTGGAAGATACTATTGTTGAAGAAACTTGCGCAGAAATAGATGGAGTAGTAGTGGCTGCAAATTACAATTGCCCTGGACAATTGGTGATTTCTGGAGAAATTGAAGCGGTTGAAAAAGCGTGTAAAGTTTTAACTGAAAAAGGAGCAAAAAGAGCAATTTTATTACCTGTTGGAGGTGCATTTCACTCACCAATGATGGAGCCTGCAAGAGAGGAATTAGCTGCTGCAATTGAGGCAACTGAATTCAGTGAGCCAACTTGTCCTGTTTATCAGAATGTAACTGCAAGTGCTGTTACAAGTGCAGATGAGATTAAGAAAAATTTAATGATTCAGTTAACTGCGCCTGTAAAATGGACACAATCTATACAAGCAATGATTGCTGATGGTGGAACTGAATTTATAGAAGTTGGACCTGGAAAAGTTTTACAAGGTTTAATGCGTAAAATAGATAGAAGTGTTACTGCGAGTGGAGCTTCTTTTGAGTAG
- the rpe gene encoding ribulose-phosphate 3-epimerase, translated as MSNLIAPSILAADFGNLQRDVEMVNNSEADWFHIDIMDGVFVPNISYGMPVLKAISKHATKTIDVHLMIVNPDQYIQTFADLGANILTVHYEACTHLHRTVQAIKAAGMKAGVALNPHTPISVLEDIIVDLDLVCIMSVNPGFGGQSFIENTYKKTAQLRHLIEFAESNCQIEIDGGVTNLNANKLIEAGANVLVAGSYVFGAENPTETIEDLKNLIN; from the coding sequence ATGAGTAATTTAATTGCACCTTCAATTTTAGCAGCAGATTTTGGTAATTTGCAAAGAGACGTAGAAATGGTAAACAATAGCGAAGCAGATTGGTTTCATATTGATATTATGGATGGTGTTTTTGTGCCAAATATTTCTTACGGAATGCCAGTTTTAAAAGCAATTTCTAAACACGCAACAAAAACTATAGATGTGCATTTAATGATTGTAAATCCAGATCAATACATACAAACATTTGCAGATTTAGGCGCAAACATTCTTACAGTTCATTACGAAGCTTGTACACATTTACACAGAACAGTTCAAGCAATAAAAGCTGCAGGAATGAAAGCAGGAGTTGCTTTAAATCCTCACACACCAATCTCTGTTTTAGAGGATATTATAGTAGATTTAGATTTGGTTTGTATTATGAGTGTAAATCCTGGTTTTGGCGGACAATCTTTTATAGAAAATACTTATAAAAAAACGGCACAATTAAGACACTTAATCGAATTTGCAGAATCTAACTGTCAAATAGAAATTGATGGAGGAGTTACAAATCTAAACGCTAATAAATTAATTGAAGCTGGAGCAAATGTGTTAGTTGCAGGAAGTTATGTTTTTGGAGCAGAAAACCCAACAGAAACAATAGAAGATTTAAAAAACTTAATAAACTAA
- a CDS encoding exonuclease domain-containing protein, translating to MLYTVIDIETTGNGYKGSKITEISIFVFDGKKVVDEYTTLINPEQNIPPFITNLTGITNAMVRNAPKFYEVARKIEEITKDTIFVAHNVNFDYNIIQAEFKSLGFDFKRKKLCTVRLSRKIIPGLNSYSLGNICTSENIPINGRHRAKGDAEATTELFRRLIERDDQFIINSFLHPRSRQATLPPLLDKKVVDNLPETFGVYYFKNLAKEVIYVGKANNIKQRVISHFYDKKKKEQNMCLETADISFTETGSELLALLLESEEIKHIYPKYNRAQRRAGEAVGLFSYEDQKGIIHLAYNRLKLAPNPIMKYYSVAECRNHLEVLCKEFELCPKYCHLQTNVSSCFHYQLKECKGICCDKEAVDDYNIRVRQAIKSVGIDAENLVIKETGRTKDEVGFALILDGIYKGIGYLDTSQDVLLEKPADYQFFVEPKKDNRDIQRIISAYLKKINSH from the coding sequence TTGCTATATACAGTAATAGACATAGAGACTACAGGAAATGGATATAAAGGTTCTAAAATAACCGAAATATCCATTTTTGTTTTTGATGGAAAGAAAGTTGTAGACGAATACACAACACTTATAAATCCAGAACAAAATATCCCGCCATTTATTACCAATCTTACAGGCATTACAAATGCAATGGTAAGGAATGCACCTAAATTTTATGAAGTTGCTAGAAAGATTGAAGAAATTACAAAAGACACCATTTTTGTAGCACATAATGTAAACTTCGATTATAACATAATTCAAGCTGAATTTAAAAGTTTAGGATTCGATTTTAAACGAAAAAAACTATGTACAGTTCGTTTGTCGAGAAAAATTATTCCTGGTTTAAATTCTTACAGTTTAGGTAATATTTGTACTTCAGAAAATATTCCAATTAACGGCAGACACAGAGCCAAAGGCGATGCAGAAGCCACAACAGAATTATTTAGAAGGTTAATTGAAAGAGATGATCAATTTATTATTAATTCATTTCTGCACCCACGTTCTAGACAAGCAACCTTACCACCTCTTTTAGATAAAAAAGTTGTTGATAATTTACCCGAAACTTTTGGCGTTTATTACTTTAAAAATTTAGCAAAAGAAGTTATTTATGTTGGTAAAGCTAACAACATAAAGCAACGTGTAATCAGTCATTTTTACGATAAAAAGAAAAAGGAACAAAATATGTGTTTAGAAACCGCAGACATTTCTTTTACAGAAACTGGTAGCGAATTACTAGCACTACTTTTAGAGTCTGAAGAAATTAAACACATTTATCCAAAATATAATAGAGCGCAAAGAAGAGCAGGAGAAGCTGTTGGTTTATTTTCTTATGAAGATCAAAAAGGGATTATTCATTTGGCTTATAACCGCTTAAAATTAGCTCCCAATCCAATAATGAAGTACTATTCTGTTGCAGAATGTAGAAATCATTTAGAGGTTCTTTGTAAAGAATTTGAATTATGCCCTAAATATTGTCATTTACAAACCAATGTCTCTAGTTGTTTTCATTATCAACTGAAAGAATGTAAAGGTATTTGTTGCGATAAAGAAGCTGTGGATGATTATAATATTCGTGTTAGACAAGCCATTAAATCTGTAGGAATTGATGCAGAAAATTTAGTTATTAAAGAAACAGGAAGAACAAAAGACGAAGTAGGTTTTGCTTTAATTTTAGATGGAATCTACAAAGGAATTGGTTAT